A genome region from Baekduia alba includes the following:
- a CDS encoding transposase gives MDLIHHLVARGADGARIFVDDVDRRSYLESLAGVTERYGWRCLAYCLMRNHTHLLIEAPRADLRVGRRRLRQAHARALGLRHGQADIVWQPGARATRIRSDQQLWAVAAYIASNPVDAGLCVEASRYRWSSHAATLGAVPTPPWLATDDLLTLLCGAADAAARRRYARYVMERARRPRPRPEDYGGAEHAA, from the coding sequence ATGGACCTCATCCACCATCTCGTCGCGCGTGGTGCTGATGGCGCGCGGATCTTCGTCGATGACGTCGATCGGCGGTCGTATCTGGAGTCGCTCGCCGGTGTCACCGAGCGGTATGGCTGGCGGTGTCTGGCGTACTGCCTGATGCGCAACCACACGCACTTGCTCATCGAGGCGCCGCGGGCGGACCTGCGCGTCGGGCGGCGGCGGTTGCGCCAGGCGCATGCGCGGGCGCTCGGGTTGCGTCACGGGCAGGCCGACATCGTCTGGCAGCCGGGCGCCCGCGCCACCCGGATCCGCTCCGATCAGCAGCTCTGGGCCGTCGCCGCCTACATCGCGAGCAACCCGGTCGACGCCGGCCTCTGCGTCGAGGCGTCGCGCTACCGCTGGAGCAGCCACGCCGCGACGCTCGGCGCCGTCCCGACCCCGCCCTGGCTCGCAACCGACGACCTCCTCACGCTGCTCTGCGGCGCCGCCGACGCGGCCGCCCGCCGGCGCTACGCCCGCTACGTGATGGAGCGCGCCCGCCGCCCGCGCCCGCGGCCGGAGGACTACGGCGGCGCCGAGCACGCGGCATGA
- a CDS encoding saccharopine dehydrogenase family protein — MAGRIVLFGATGYTGELAARELAGIGERPVLAARSEARVRALADQLGGLDWAVADVRRPASVSALVERGDVLVSCVGPFARWGAPAVEAALGAGATYLDSTGETPFIRDVFSVYGPRAAEAGCALVTAMGYDWVPGNLAGALALREAGEGATAVAIGYFLLGGGGAGAMSGGTRASAAGVFLEPSFAWRGGRMVTERPGARVRTFDVDGQARKGISAGSSEHFGLPGSFPGLRDVDVYLGWFGGASDALRVFSAGLAVATRLPAVRSVLGEVVARGVKGSSGGPNADERAKSGSLVVAEASDDSGRVLSRVRLAGVNGYDYTAGMLAWGAHAAANGRVLGVGALGPVAAFGLDALCEGSRSAGIERDQ; from the coding sequence ATGGCCGGCCGCATCGTGCTGTTCGGGGCTACGGGATACACGGGGGAGCTCGCCGCGCGCGAGCTCGCGGGCATCGGCGAGCGGCCGGTGCTGGCGGCGCGCAGCGAGGCGCGGGTCCGCGCGCTGGCCGACCAGCTCGGCGGATTGGACTGGGCGGTGGCGGACGTACGGCGTCCGGCGTCGGTGAGCGCCCTGGTGGAGCGCGGCGACGTCCTGGTGTCCTGCGTCGGGCCGTTCGCGCGCTGGGGCGCGCCGGCGGTGGAGGCGGCGCTGGGCGCGGGCGCGACGTACCTGGATTCCACGGGCGAGACGCCGTTCATCCGGGACGTGTTCTCGGTCTACGGGCCGCGTGCCGCCGAGGCCGGATGCGCGCTGGTCACGGCGATGGGCTACGACTGGGTGCCGGGGAACCTGGCGGGCGCGCTGGCGCTGCGCGAGGCCGGCGAGGGCGCCACCGCGGTGGCGATCGGCTACTTCCTGCTGGGCGGCGGCGGCGCGGGCGCGATGAGCGGCGGGACGCGGGCGTCGGCGGCGGGCGTGTTCCTGGAGCCGTCGTTCGCGTGGCGCGGCGGGCGGATGGTGACCGAGCGTCCGGGCGCGCGGGTGCGGACGTTCGACGTGGACGGGCAGGCGCGGAAGGGGATCTCGGCCGGATCGTCGGAGCACTTCGGGCTGCCGGGGTCGTTTCCGGGGCTGCGCGACGTCGACGTGTACCTGGGCTGGTTCGGCGGCGCGTCTGACGCGCTGCGGGTGTTCTCGGCCGGGCTGGCGGTCGCGACGCGGCTCCCGGCGGTGCGGAGCGTGCTCGGCGAGGTGGTCGCGCGCGGCGTCAAGGGCTCGAGCGGCGGACCGAACGCCGACGAGCGGGCGAAGTCCGGGTCGCTGGTGGTCGCCGAGGCCAGCGACGACAGCGGTCGCGTGCTGTCGCGGGTCCGGCTGGCGGGGGTCAACGGCTACGACTACACCGCCGGGATGCTGGCCTGGGGCGCGCACGCCGCCGCCAACGGCCGGGTGCTCGGCGTCGGCGCGTTGGGACCGGTCGCGGCCTTCGGCCTGGACGCGCTGTGCGAAGGCTCCCGGTCTGCCGGAATCGAGCGCGACCAGTAG
- a CDS encoding M20 family metallopeptidase, whose product MDERVLAERLITYDTSTLDGLRAAAGFVKGWLESRELEVKSLEHDGLPVVMVDVGGRGGPNPENPPTVILHGHLDVVPAYAHQFEPRIEGDRLIGRGAYDMKGALAAMMCAVKDVADNPDVRVRFVCVPDEESDDVSSRSIDALVSGGYRGDFAITGEPTDLHIGVQAKGVLAVRVAVHGRAAHGSTPWLGDNAILKAHDAFRRIETLPFSRESSDLFDRPSINLARIEGGDAFNKVPDRCTMDVDIRFLPTQDAGDILSQIRAIPDVEVLKCFTRAPAVVSRRNPYVRALRDGIGRSIEGEAMSVGRDGASDAIAFLEAGIPAVEFGPVGAGHHGPDEWVSIASLKRFRQALTDFVTLLPTWLEREAPDGGPDLRAVEGGLA is encoded by the coding sequence ATGGACGAACGCGTCCTGGCTGAGCGACTGATCACCTACGACACGTCCACGCTCGACGGCCTCAGGGCCGCCGCGGGGTTCGTGAAGGGGTGGCTGGAGTCGCGCGAGCTCGAGGTGAAGAGCCTCGAGCACGACGGGCTGCCCGTCGTGATGGTCGACGTCGGTGGGCGGGGGGGTCCGAATCCCGAGAACCCGCCGACGGTCATCCTGCATGGCCACCTCGACGTCGTGCCCGCCTACGCGCACCAGTTCGAGCCCCGGATCGAGGGCGACCGGCTCATCGGCCGCGGCGCCTACGACATGAAGGGCGCGCTCGCGGCGATGATGTGCGCGGTCAAGGACGTCGCGGACAACCCCGACGTCCGCGTCCGCTTCGTCTGCGTCCCGGACGAGGAGTCCGACGACGTCTCGTCGCGCTCGATCGACGCGCTCGTCTCCGGCGGCTACCGCGGCGACTTCGCGATCACCGGCGAGCCGACCGACCTCCACATCGGCGTCCAGGCCAAGGGCGTCCTCGCGGTCCGCGTCGCGGTCCACGGCCGCGCGGCGCACGGCTCTACGCCGTGGCTGGGCGACAACGCGATCCTCAAGGCCCACGACGCGTTCCGCCGGATCGAGACGCTCCCGTTCTCCCGCGAGTCCTCCGACCTCTTCGACCGCCCGAGCATCAACCTGGCGCGGATCGAGGGCGGCGACGCCTTCAACAAGGTCCCGGACCGTTGCACGATGGACGTCGACATCCGCTTCCTGCCGACCCAGGACGCCGGCGACATCCTGTCCCAGATCCGGGCGATCCCGGACGTCGAGGTCCTCAAGTGCTTCACGCGCGCGCCCGCCGTGGTGTCGCGCCGCAACCCCTACGTCCGCGCGCTGCGCGACGGCATCGGCCGCTCCATCGAGGGCGAGGCGATGAGCGTCGGCCGCGACGGCGCGTCCGACGCGATCGCGTTCCTGGAGGCCGGCATCCCCGCCGTGGAGTTCGGGCCCGTCGGCGCCGGCCACCACGGGCCGGACGAGTGGGTCTCGATCGCCTCGCTCAAGCGCTTCCGCCAGGCGCTCACCGACTTCGTGACGCTGCTGCCCACCTGGCTGGAGCGCGAGGCGCCCGACGGCGGCCCCGATCTGCGCGCGGTCGAAGGCGGCCTGGCGTGA
- a CDS encoding LCP family protein, with translation MKLPKEERPPREGLRFLARATGSLVLIVLLTAGATATASLLQIKEIIKPPKSAPPPVKTAKGTLEDAKPGKPQTILILGSDRRWSDLKKNNPALAKSNPARSDTILLVRMDPKQEATAVLSIPRDLKVLIPGYGVNKINAAYSLGGPDLTANTIKSLFGEDFKINHIINVNFSGFRQVVDALGCIYADVDRRYYHSNLGLPVSAHYAEIDVKPGYQQLCGQRALDYVRFRHADSDIVRAARQQDFLRAAKDQLSTSSLIDDRDQLIKIMQKSTQTDESLRSVKGVLKLAKLAIFSAGHPVAQIKFPPVYSGDAETGEYVEASENTLLSLRNQFFHASPEVKKSKSSKKTTKASKKKAEKAGNARVANARLVKSTHVGEDLVARTVASHRLGFRLYFPAQLTPNGRYASTVNDGTTSSATPRVYTLRDRAGRKHRAYRLVVLENLSEGSYYGVEGTSWMTPPLLAHPTSTLTVHGRKLELFKSGSRLRYVAWKRKDAVYWVSNSLTLNLSNAQMLGIAASLTHLGS, from the coding sequence GTGAAGCTCCCCAAGGAGGAACGGCCCCCGCGCGAGGGGCTGCGGTTCCTCGCGCGCGCGACCGGCAGCCTGGTCCTGATCGTCCTGCTGACCGCGGGCGCCACCGCCACGGCGAGCCTCCTGCAGATCAAGGAGATCATCAAGCCGCCGAAGTCCGCGCCGCCGCCGGTCAAGACCGCCAAGGGCACCCTCGAGGACGCCAAGCCCGGCAAGCCGCAGACGATCCTGATCCTCGGCTCCGACCGCCGTTGGAGCGACCTCAAGAAGAACAACCCGGCGCTGGCCAAGAGCAACCCCGCGCGCTCGGACACGATCCTGCTCGTCCGCATGGACCCCAAGCAGGAGGCGACCGCGGTCCTCTCGATCCCGCGCGACCTGAAGGTCCTGATCCCGGGCTACGGCGTCAACAAGATCAACGCGGCCTACTCGCTGGGCGGCCCCGACCTGACGGCCAACACCATCAAGTCGCTGTTCGGCGAGGACTTCAAGATCAACCACATCATCAACGTCAACTTCAGCGGCTTCCGCCAGGTCGTCGACGCGCTCGGCTGCATCTACGCCGACGTCGACCGGCGCTACTACCACTCCAACCTCGGCCTCCCGGTCTCCGCCCACTACGCGGAGATCGACGTCAAGCCCGGCTACCAGCAGCTGTGCGGCCAGCGCGCGCTCGACTACGTGCGCTTCCGCCACGCCGACTCCGACATCGTGCGCGCCGCGCGCCAGCAGGACTTCCTGCGCGCCGCCAAGGACCAGCTGAGCACGTCGTCGCTCATCGACGACCGCGACCAGCTGATCAAGATCATGCAGAAGAGCACGCAGACCGACGAGAGCCTGCGCTCGGTCAAGGGCGTGCTCAAGCTCGCCAAGCTCGCGATCTTCTCCGCCGGCCATCCGGTCGCGCAGATCAAGTTCCCGCCCGTGTACTCCGGCGACGCCGAGACCGGCGAGTACGTCGAGGCCTCCGAGAACACGCTGCTCAGCCTGCGCAACCAGTTCTTCCACGCGTCGCCCGAGGTCAAGAAGTCCAAGTCCTCCAAGAAGACGACCAAGGCCTCCAAGAAGAAGGCCGAGAAGGCCGGCAACGCCCGCGTCGCCAACGCGAGGCTCGTCAAGTCCACGCACGTCGGCGAGGACCTCGTGGCACGCACGGTCGCCAGCCACCGCCTCGGCTTCCGCCTCTACTTCCCGGCCCAGCTGACGCCGAACGGGCGCTACGCGAGCACCGTCAACGACGGGACGACGAGCAGCGCGACGCCGCGCGTGTACACGCTGCGCGACCGCGCGGGTCGCAAGCACCGCGCCTACCGCCTGGTGGTCCTCGAGAACCTCTCCGAGGGCAGCTACTACGGTGTGGAGGGCACGAGCTGGATGACGCCGCCCCTGCTGGCCCATCCGACGTCCACGCTGACGGTGCACGGTCGCAAGCTGGAGCTGTTCAAGTCGGGCAGCCGGCTGCGATACGTCGCCTGGAAGCGCAAGGATGCCGTGTACTGGGTCTCGAACTCGCTGACCCTGAACCTGTCCAACGCGCAGATGCTCGGCATCGCCGCTTCCCTCACCCACCTCGGCTCTTGA
- a CDS encoding LCP family protein translates to MSATPDDDRPPRLAFGMYKRFLLGALVVVLASAATVSTAALLEIKDDGDIFFKNSTGLGREVKGALDGVDPGGPQTILLLGSDQRYIDIKQKNPVRSDTIILLRLDPSKGATSVMSIPRDLKVAIPGHGTDKINAAYAIGGPALSVKTIRNLLHIPITHVVNINFGGFRRAVDRLGCVYTDVDRRYFNDNSPPFGGGGDYATIDVKAGYQKLCGQDALDFVRYRHFDTDLVRAARQQQFLADAKDQIGVGKLFSDRKALLKIFGRYTQTDISSDSAILRLLKLAFESAQKPVQEVRFPGDIGGDYVTVTPENLAAVTKRFMNAEASKKPAAATTTTAEKRPSKKSKSSARSTALPPGMIKAGTGAEDEAVRLATKLPFSVYYPTTAIAGAQLLPDHSRAYDIYDRGGHKYRAYRMVIKTEDLGQYYGVQGTSWGAPPILDNPSERRRMAGRTYQLFYDGSRLRLVSWRSGKAVYWISNTLLSSIGNKQMLAMARSVGRIR, encoded by the coding sequence TTGAGCGCCACGCCCGACGACGACCGCCCGCCGCGCCTCGCGTTCGGGATGTACAAGCGCTTCCTGCTCGGAGCGCTCGTCGTCGTGCTCGCCTCCGCCGCCACGGTCTCGACCGCCGCGCTGCTGGAGATCAAGGACGACGGGGACATCTTCTTCAAGAACTCGACGGGCCTGGGCAGGGAGGTCAAGGGCGCGCTGGACGGCGTCGATCCCGGCGGCCCGCAGACGATCCTGCTGCTGGGCTCCGACCAGCGCTACATCGACATCAAGCAGAAGAACCCGGTCCGGTCGGACACGATCATCCTGCTGCGCCTGGACCCGTCCAAGGGCGCGACGTCGGTGATGTCGATCCCGCGCGACCTCAAGGTGGCGATCCCCGGCCACGGCACGGACAAGATCAACGCGGCCTACGCGATCGGCGGACCCGCGCTGTCGGTCAAGACGATCCGCAACCTGCTGCACATCCCGATCACGCACGTGGTCAACATCAACTTCGGCGGCTTCCGCCGTGCCGTGGACCGCCTGGGCTGCGTCTACACCGACGTCGACCGCCGCTACTTCAACGACAACAGCCCGCCGTTCGGCGGCGGCGGCGACTACGCGACGATCGACGTCAAGGCCGGCTACCAGAAGCTCTGCGGCCAGGACGCGCTGGACTTCGTCCGCTACCGCCACTTCGACACCGACCTCGTCCGCGCCGCGCGCCAGCAGCAGTTCCTGGCCGACGCGAAGGACCAGATCGGCGTCGGCAAGCTGTTCAGCGACCGCAAGGCGCTGCTGAAGATCTTCGGGCGCTACACCCAGACCGACATCAGCTCCGACAGCGCGATCCTGCGCCTGCTCAAGCTCGCGTTCGAGTCCGCCCAGAAGCCCGTCCAGGAGGTGCGCTTCCCGGGCGACATCGGTGGCGACTACGTCACGGTCACGCCGGAGAACCTGGCTGCGGTCACCAAGCGCTTCATGAACGCCGAGGCGTCCAAGAAGCCCGCGGCGGCGACCACGACGACGGCCGAGAAGCGCCCGTCCAAGAAGTCGAAGTCGTCCGCGCGCTCGACCGCGCTGCCGCCCGGGATGATCAAGGCGGGCACGGGCGCTGAGGACGAGGCGGTGCGCCTGGCGACCAAGCTGCCGTTCTCGGTGTACTACCCGACGACCGCGATCGCGGGCGCCCAGCTGCTGCCCGACCACAGCCGCGCCTACGACATCTACGACCGCGGCGGCCACAAGTACCGCGCGTACCGCATGGTCATCAAGACCGAGGACCTCGGCCAGTACTACGGCGTGCAGGGCACGAGCTGGGGCGCGCCGCCGATCCTCGACAACCCGAGCGAGCGGCGCAGGATGGCGGGCCGGACCTACCAGCTGTTCTACGACGGCAGCCGCCTGCGGCTCGTCTCGTGGCGCTCGGGCAAGGCCGTCTACTGGATCTCGAACACGCTGCTGTCGTCGATCGGCAACAAGCAGATGCTGGCCATGGCGCGCTCGGTCGGCCGCATCCGCTGA
- a CDS encoding UDP-glucose dehydrogenase family protein yields MAEREPIGVIGTGYVGLVTAAGFAELGSDVYCIDIDESKIEGLKNGKIPIYEPGLTELIEKNRERMHFSTDISDALEHARLLFVAVGTPPTYSGDADLSAVHAVVASMPVSDHHALVMKSTVPAGTGDSIKRLFKETGKEQFSYVSCPEFLKEGSAVKDFLQPDRVVIGDDDDWAGDAVAQLYAPLDAPLVRTDINSAEMIKHASNAFLATKISFINEIANVCEATGADVVEVAKGMGLDDRIGPKFLQAGLGFGGSCFPKDVTALKQLAGNSGYHFQLLNSVIEVNELQKRRVMGKLEKHLGSLIGKRVGLLGLAFKPNTDDMREATSLVLSARLQAAGAQVVAYDPIAEEEARKLITGIEFASGAEEVAEGADAVVLVTEWDEFKALDFAMVAGKMKGDLLIDGRNALDPDAVRAAGLVYEGVGRGH; encoded by the coding sequence ATGGCAGAGCGTGAACCAATTGGCGTCATCGGCACTGGGTACGTCGGCCTCGTCACCGCGGCGGGCTTCGCGGAGCTGGGCAGCGATGTCTACTGCATCGACATCGACGAGTCCAAGATCGAGGGCCTCAAGAACGGCAAGATCCCGATCTACGAGCCTGGCCTGACCGAGCTGATCGAGAAGAACCGCGAGCGGATGCACTTCAGCACCGACATCAGCGACGCGCTGGAGCACGCGCGCCTGCTGTTCGTCGCGGTCGGCACCCCGCCCACCTACTCGGGCGACGCGGACCTGAGCGCCGTGCACGCGGTCGTCGCCTCGATGCCGGTCTCCGACCACCACGCGCTCGTCATGAAGTCGACCGTCCCGGCCGGCACGGGCGACTCGATCAAGCGCCTGTTCAAGGAGACCGGCAAGGAGCAGTTCTCCTACGTGTCGTGCCCCGAGTTCCTCAAGGAGGGCTCGGCGGTCAAGGACTTCCTGCAGCCCGACCGCGTCGTCATCGGCGACGACGACGACTGGGCCGGCGACGCGGTGGCGCAGCTCTACGCGCCGCTGGACGCCCCGCTGGTCCGGACCGACATCAACTCGGCCGAGATGATCAAGCACGCGTCCAACGCGTTCCTGGCCACGAAGATCTCGTTCATCAACGAGATCGCCAACGTGTGCGAGGCGACCGGCGCCGACGTCGTCGAGGTCGCCAAGGGCATGGGCCTGGACGACCGGATCGGGCCGAAGTTCCTCCAGGCCGGCCTCGGGTTCGGCGGCTCCTGCTTCCCGAAGGACGTCACGGCGCTCAAGCAGCTCGCCGGCAACTCGGGCTACCACTTCCAGCTGCTCAACTCGGTCATCGAGGTCAACGAGCTCCAGAAGCGCCGCGTCATGGGCAAGCTCGAGAAGCACCTCGGCTCGCTGATCGGCAAGCGCGTGGGCCTGCTCGGCCTGGCCTTCAAGCCGAACACCGACGACATGCGCGAGGCGACGTCGCTCGTGCTGTCGGCGCGGCTGCAGGCCGCCGGCGCCCAGGTCGTCGCCTACGACCCGATCGCCGAGGAGGAGGCGCGCAAGCTCATCACGGGCATCGAGTTCGCCTCCGGGGCCGAAGAGGTCGCCGAGGGCGCCGACGCGGTCGTGCTCGTCACGGAGTGGGACGAGTTCAAGGCGTTGGACTTCGCCATGGTCGCCGGAAAGATGAAGGGCGACCTGCTGATCGACGGGCGCAACGCCCTGGACCCCGACGCCGTGCGCGCCGCAGGACTCGTGTACGAGGGCGTCGGCCGCGGGCACTGA
- a CDS encoding NDP-sugar synthase yields the protein MQAVILVGGEGTRLRPLTSRQPKPVITLVDRPFLVYMLEWLRRHGVDDVILSCGFEPTKIREALGDGSSLGLKLRYVVEPEPRGTAGALKYAADELGGLEDRFLMLNGDVLTDVDVTAQVAQHAATGAVATLGLVPVEDPSAYGLVLCDRDHAVTGFLEKPAPSQLGGIDRYYISAGIYVLEHQVLDMIPSGQNVSIERAIWPALVGNGLHGSRAEGAYWMDIGTPERYLQGTFDILEGNVQTGVAERLGSGFLAVADDVVADGRIVPPAVVGAGSTIAAGAHVGSLVVLGAGVTIGAGARVERAVVLDGVTVGAGAVLADCIVAAGVEIADGAVVRGGAVLGEGVRVGAGNVLSAGIKVFPGTDLPAGAIKF from the coding sequence GTGCAGGCGGTCATCCTCGTCGGGGGAGAGGGCACGCGGCTCCGGCCGCTCACGTCCCGGCAGCCCAAGCCGGTCATCACGCTGGTCGACCGGCCGTTCCTGGTGTACATGCTCGAGTGGCTGCGCCGCCACGGGGTCGACGACGTCATCCTGTCGTGCGGCTTCGAGCCGACCAAGATCCGCGAGGCGCTGGGCGATGGCTCGTCGCTGGGGCTGAAGCTCCGCTACGTCGTCGAGCCCGAGCCGCGCGGGACCGCCGGCGCGCTGAAGTACGCGGCCGACGAGCTCGGCGGGCTCGAGGACCGGTTCCTGATGCTCAACGGCGACGTCCTGACCGACGTCGACGTCACCGCGCAGGTCGCCCAGCACGCGGCGACGGGCGCGGTCGCGACGCTCGGGCTGGTCCCCGTCGAGGACCCGTCGGCCTACGGGCTGGTCCTGTGCGACCGCGACCACGCGGTCACGGGCTTCCTGGAGAAGCCCGCGCCGTCGCAGCTGGGCGGCATCGACCGCTATTACATCTCGGCCGGCATCTACGTCCTGGAGCACCAGGTGCTCGACATGATCCCGTCGGGGCAGAACGTGTCGATCGAGCGCGCGATCTGGCCGGCGCTGGTCGGCAACGGCCTGCACGGCTCGCGCGCCGAGGGCGCGTACTGGATGGACATCGGGACGCCCGAGCGCTACCTCCAGGGCACCTTCGACATCCTGGAGGGCAACGTCCAGACTGGCGTCGCCGAGCGGCTGGGCTCCGGCTTCCTGGCGGTGGCGGACGACGTCGTCGCCGACGGGCGCATCGTCCCGCCGGCCGTCGTCGGCGCCGGCTCGACGATCGCCGCGGGCGCGCACGTCGGCTCGCTGGTCGTGCTCGGCGCGGGCGTGACGATCGGTGCGGGCGCGCGCGTGGAGCGCGCCGTGGTCCTGGACGGCGTGACCGTCGGGGCGGGCGCGGTGCTCGCCGACTGCATCGTCGCGGCCGGCGTCGAGATCGCCGACGGCGCCGTCGTCCGCGGCGGCGCGGTGCTCGGCGAAGGTGTCCGCGTGGGCGCCGGGAACGTGCTCTCGGCGGGCATCAAGGTGTTCCCCGGGACGGACCTGCCGGCGGGCGCGATCAAGTTCTGA
- a CDS encoding bifunctional phosphoglucose/phosphomannose isomerase: MTTTNLELDRDSIGRIDTTDQLTDVLAIPEHLRDALWKAESAQMGSWDSPAGLVVAGMGGSAIGGALARAALGDTASRPILSARAYGLPPWTTPDTTVLCASYSGDTEETLACYEAAGALGATRVVATSGGKLAELARADGVPVIPVAGGLQPRAAVAYMTVAALEVAARCGAGPRCASDIDVAAEHLEELVVEWGPEAAEDNAAKALARALVGTVPVIYGAGSTTTIAYRWKTQLNENAKVPAFWHELPEADHNELVGWTGAAELGRFGAVFLEDSDTHPRIEDRVELTEGLIREAATGTFRVPTRGTTSFERVFSLILLGDLVSVYLAALRGVDPGPVGLIEQLKEQLAQK; the protein is encoded by the coding sequence ATGACGACGACCAACCTGGAGCTCGATCGGGACAGCATCGGGCGCATCGACACGACGGATCAGCTGACCGACGTGCTGGCGATCCCGGAGCATCTGCGCGACGCGCTGTGGAAGGCGGAATCGGCGCAGATGGGCTCGTGGGACTCGCCCGCCGGCCTCGTCGTCGCGGGTATGGGCGGCTCGGCGATCGGCGGCGCGCTCGCGCGTGCGGCGCTCGGCGACACCGCCTCGCGGCCGATCCTCAGCGCGCGCGCCTACGGCCTGCCGCCGTGGACGACGCCGGACACGACCGTGCTCTGCGCGTCCTACTCGGGCGACACCGAGGAGACCCTGGCCTGCTACGAGGCGGCGGGCGCGCTGGGCGCGACGCGCGTCGTGGCGACCAGCGGCGGCAAGCTCGCCGAGCTGGCGCGCGCCGACGGCGTCCCGGTCATCCCGGTCGCCGGCGGGCTGCAGCCGCGCGCGGCGGTCGCCTACATGACGGTCGCGGCGCTGGAAGTCGCCGCGCGCTGCGGCGCCGGCCCGCGCTGCGCGTCGGACATCGACGTCGCCGCCGAGCACCTCGAGGAGCTCGTCGTCGAGTGGGGCCCGGAGGCTGCCGAGGACAACGCCGCCAAGGCGCTGGCCCGCGCGCTCGTGGGCACGGTCCCGGTCATCTACGGCGCCGGCTCGACGACCACGATCGCCTACCGCTGGAAGACCCAGCTCAACGAGAACGCCAAGGTCCCGGCCTTCTGGCACGAGCTGCCCGAGGCCGACCACAACGAGCTCGTCGGCTGGACCGGCGCGGCCGAGCTCGGCCGCTTCGGCGCCGTGTTCCTGGAGGACAGCGACACGCATCCGCGCATCGAGGACCGCGTCGAGCTGACCGAGGGCCTGATCCGCGAGGCGGCGACCGGGACGTTCCGGGTGCCGACGCGCGGGACGACCTCCTTCGAACGCGTCTTCTCGCTGATCCTGCTCGGCGACCTCGTGAGCGTCTACCTCGCCGCGCTCCGCGGCGTCGACCCGGGCCCGGTGGGCCTGATCGAGCAGCTCAAGGAGCAGCTGGCGCAGAAGTGA